In Trifolium pratense cultivar HEN17-A07 linkage group LG7, ARS_RC_1.1, whole genome shotgun sequence, a genomic segment contains:
- the LOC123894825 gene encoding laccase-12-like, with protein MESVKTNYKYSSIFIAIFILLSSPTLSLANAKTHEHEFVVEATPVKRLCKTHNTITVNGQFPGPTLEINNGDTLVVKVTNKARYNVTIHWHGVRQMRTGWADGPEFVTQCPIRPGGSYTYRFTVNGQEGTLWWHAHSSWLRATVYGALIIRPREGEYYPFPNPTRDTPILLGEWWDTNPIDVVRQALRTGAAPNISDAYTINGQPGDFYKCSTKGTTIIPIQSGETNLIRVINAALNQPLFFTIANHKLTVVGADASYLKPFTTNILMLGPGQTTDVLITANQPPSRYYIAARAYQSAQNAPFDNTTTTAILQYHNSIKTKPIMPPLPAYNDTNVVTKFSRSFFSQRKVEVPTEIDENLFFTIGLGLNNCPKNFRKRRCQGPINGTRFTASMNNVSFTLPNNISILQAHYDRIPGVFTTDFPANPPVKFDYTGNVSRSLWQPTPGTKAYKLKFGSRVQIVLQDTSIITPENHPIHLHGYDFYIVAEGFGNFNPNKDTSKFNLVDPPMRNTVAVPVNGWAVIRFVADNPGAWIMHCHLDVHIGWGLATVLLVEDGVGELQSIEPPPLDLPLC; from the exons ATGGAGAGTGTCAAAACCAATTATAAATACTCATCCATCTTCATAGCCATTTTTATTCTCTTATCATCTCCCACATTGTCTTTAGCAAATGCTAAAACTCACGAGCACGAATTTGTC GTTGAAGCAACTCCAGTGAAGAGGCTGTGCAAAACTCACAACACCATAACCGTGAATGGGCAATTCCCTGGCCCAACTTTGGAAATTAACAATGGAGACACTTTGGTTGTCAAAGTCACTAACAAAGCTCGTTACAATGTCACCATTCATTG GCATGGTGTTCGACAAATGAGAACAGGATGGGCAGATGGTCCAGAATTTGTGACACAGTGTCCCATTCGTCCTGGAGGAAGTTACACCTACCGTTTCACTGTTAATGGACAAGAAGGGACACTTTGGTGGCATGCTCATAGTTCATGGCTAAGAGCCACTGTTTATGGTGCTTTAATCATTCGTCCTAGGGAAGGAGAGTACTACCCTTTTCCTAACCCAACCCGCGACACACCCATTCTTTTAG gGGAATGGTGGGACACAAACCCAATAGATGTTGTGAGGCAGGCCCTAAGAACAGGAGCAGCTCCAAATATATCTGATGCATACACTATCAATGGTCAACCCGGTGACTTTTACAAATGCTCTACTAAAG GCACAACCATCATTCCAATACAATCTGGCGAGACAAATCTCATCAGAGTGATCAATGCAGCACTCAACCAACCACTTTTCTTCACAATCGCCAACCACAAACTAACGGTGGTTGGCGCTGATGCCTCTTACCTCAAACCTTTCACCACCAACATCCTCATGTTAGGACCGGGCCAAACCACCGATGTCTTAATAACCGCAAACCAACCACCTTCTCGATACTACATAGCTGCTCGGGCTTACCAATCCGCGCAAAATGCACCGTTTGATAACACTACAACCACCGCCATACTCCAGTACCACAATtcaatcaaaacaaaaccaatcatGCCACCACTCCCTGCTTATAATGACACCAATGTAGTTACTAAATTTAGTAGAAGTTTTTTTAGTCAAAGAAAAGTTGAAGTTCCAACCGAAATCGACGAAAATCTCTTTTTCACAATTGGTTTAGGACTCAACAATTGTCCAAAAAATTTCAGGAAAAGAAGGTGTCAGGGTCCTATTAACGGAACACGCTTCACTGCAAGTATGAACAATGTATCTTTTACTCTTCCAAACAACATTTCAATTTTGCAAGCTCATTACGATAGAATTCCCGGAGTTTTCACCACTGATTTCCCCGCAAACCCACCTGTAAAATTCGATTACACCGGTAACGTGAGCCGTTCGCTTTGGCAACCTACACCGGGGACTAAAGCTTATAAGTTGAAGTTTGGATCAAGGGTTCAGATTGTGTTACAAGATACAAGTATTATCACACCTGAGAATCACCCAATTCACCTTCATGGATATGATTTCTACATTGTTGCCGAAGGGTTTGGAAATTTTAACCCTAACAAAGATACATCAAAATTCAACCTTGTTGATCCACCTATGAGAAATACAGTAGCTGTACCTGTCAACGGTTGGGCCGTTATCCGATTTGTTGCTGATAATCCag GTGCTTGGATTATGCATTGTCACTTGGATGTTCACATTGGTTGGGGTTTGGCCACTGTGCTGTTAGTAGAAGATGGAGTTGGAGAATTGCAATCCATAGAGCCACCTCCACTGGACCTGCCTCTCTGTTAG